One genomic region from Haloprofundus salinisoli encodes:
- the engB gene encoding GTP-binding protein EngB, which translates to MFENRPNRDAEVVFAGRSNVGKSTLMRELTGHKGFSTGKKPGVTRKPNHFDWAAESFMFTDLPGFGFMSGVEEGRREQIKTDIVRYIEDNADSILAAVLVVDGKSVVDIIDRHTNDDEIPHDVEMFYFLDELDVPVVVAVNKMDKVDDRDERLNELCDRLGLFPPWEQWEGEVIAPISAKRGSIEPLKEALRFHFHEAKRDDLLKFVK; encoded by the coding sequence ATGTTCGAGAACCGACCGAACCGCGACGCCGAGGTGGTGTTCGCCGGCCGGTCGAACGTCGGGAAGTCGACGCTGATGCGCGAGTTGACCGGGCACAAGGGGTTCAGCACGGGGAAGAAACCGGGCGTCACTCGGAAGCCGAACCACTTCGACTGGGCCGCCGAGAGCTTCATGTTCACCGACTTGCCCGGGTTCGGCTTCATGTCCGGCGTCGAGGAGGGTCGCCGCGAGCAGATCAAGACGGACATCGTCCGCTACATCGAGGACAACGCCGACTCGATTCTCGCGGCCGTCCTCGTCGTCGACGGCAAGAGCGTCGTCGACATCATCGACCGCCACACGAACGACGACGAGATTCCGCACGACGTGGAGATGTTCTACTTCCTCGACGAGCTCGACGTTCCGGTCGTCGTCGCCGTCAACAAGATGGACAAGGTCGACGACAGAGACGAGCGACTGAACGAACTCTGCGACCGCCTCGGCCTGTTCCCGCCGTGGGAGCAGTGGGAAGGCGAGGTCATCGCGCCCATCAGCGCCAAACGCGGCAGCATCGAGCCGCTCAAAGAAGCACTCCGGTTTCACTTCCACGAGGCCAAGCGCGACGACCTGCTGAAGTTCGTCAAGTAG
- a CDS encoding 5-formyltetrahydrofolate cyclo-ligase, protein MEKQNLRERVWTALETEGVNRFPYPPEGRITNFAGAKEAADGLADTDEWRAAETVKANPDAPQLPVRRRALRDGMTVYMAVPRLRDEKPFLKLDPAEIDDIDAATTISGSSTYGVPVGPDEVPHVDFIVAGSVAVTETGARIGKGEGYSDLEFAVLWELGAVDDETTVATTVHELQVVDDAEVTPDDHDVPLDLVVTPERTVRTETASHRPSGVDWDALGAEKLSEIPVLRRLNPN, encoded by the coding sequence ATGGAGAAACAGAACCTCCGCGAGCGCGTCTGGACCGCCCTCGAAACCGAGGGCGTCAACCGGTTTCCGTACCCGCCGGAGGGGCGAATCACGAACTTCGCCGGGGCGAAAGAGGCCGCCGACGGACTCGCCGACACCGACGAGTGGCGGGCGGCGGAGACGGTGAAGGCCAACCCGGACGCGCCGCAACTGCCCGTTCGACGCCGAGCGCTCCGCGACGGCATGACCGTCTACATGGCTGTGCCGCGACTCCGCGACGAGAAACCGTTTCTGAAACTCGACCCGGCCGAAATCGACGATATCGACGCCGCGACGACCATCTCCGGGTCGTCGACGTACGGCGTCCCCGTCGGCCCCGACGAGGTCCCGCACGTCGACTTCATCGTCGCCGGGAGCGTCGCGGTCACCGAGACGGGCGCTCGAATCGGCAAGGGTGAGGGGTACAGCGACCTCGAATTCGCGGTGCTCTGGGAACTCGGGGCCGTCGACGACGAGACGACGGTGGCGACGACGGTCCACGAACTGCAGGTCGTCGACGACGCCGAGGTGACGCCCGACGACCACGACGTGCCGCTCGACCTGGTGGTGACGCCGGAGCGGACGGTTCGGACCGAGACGGCGTCCCACCGCCCCTCGGGCGTCGACTGGGACGCGCTCGGCGCGGAGAAACTGTCCGAGATCCCGGTCCTCCGCCGGCTGAACCCGAACTGA